In one window of Procambarus clarkii isolate CNS0578487 chromosome 63, FALCON_Pclarkii_2.0, whole genome shotgun sequence DNA:
- the LOC123769609 gene encoding collagen, type I, alpha 1b-like has product MSGKDCREKLVRVDGWTKGERAEGISSLVGVSGPRPIGQGAPIGQGAPKGQGAPIAQRAPIGQGALIAQRAPIGQGAPIGQGAPIGQGGPIAQGAPIGHGAPIAQGAPIGQGAPIAQRAPIGQGAPIGQGAPIGQGAPIGQGAPIGQGAPKEQGAPIAQRAPIGQGTPIGQGAPIAQGAPTAQGAPTAQGAPTAQGAPTAQGAPTAQGAPTAQGAPTAQGAPTAQGAPINRKISSENTHTGRLGPRQGPDRSPGAASKTRQVAWGRAKIPTGRQGPDRSPRSRQVAWGRVKVPTGRLGPRQRPDRSPGAASKTRQVAWGRAKIPTGRQGPDRSPGAAPRSRQVAWERGKVPTGRLGPRQRSDRSPGAASKTRQVAWGRAKVPTGPLGPRQGPDRSPVSAARSRQVAWGRAKVPTGRLGPRQGPDRSPGAAPRSRQVAWGRAKVPTGRLGPRQGPDRSPGAVPRSRQVEWGRAKVPTGRLGPRQGPDRSPGAAPRSRQVAWARAKVPTGRLGPRQGPDRSPGAAPRSRQVAWGRAKVPTGRLGPRQGPDRSPGAAPRSRQVAWGRVKDPTGRLGPCQDPDRSLGALPRSRQVAWGRVKDPTGRLGPRQRPDRSPGAASKTRQVAWGLAKIPSGRLGPCHDPDRSPGAASKTRQISWGRVKGPTDLLGPHQSPDRSPGAASKPRQVAWGRVKDPTDLLGPHQSPDRSPGALPRSRQVAWGRVKDPTGRLGAASKTRQVAWGRVKDPTGRLGAASKTRQVAWGRVKDPTGRLGAASKTRQVSWGRVKDADRSPGAASKTRQIFWGRVKDPTDLLGPRQKPDRSSGAASKTRQVA; this is encoded by the exons AGCCTCGTGGGAGTGAGCGGCCCAAGACCCATAGGACAAGGAGCGCCCATAGGACAAGGGGCGCCCAAAGGACAAGGGGCGCCCATAGCACAAAGAGCGCCCATAGGACAAGGAGCGCTCATAGCACAAAGAGCGCCCATAGGACAAGGGGCGCCCATAGGACAAGGGGCGCCCATAGGACAAGGAGGGCCCATAGCACAAGGGGCGCCCATAGGACATGGGGCGCCCATAGCACAAGGAGCGCCCATAGGACAAGGGGCGCCCATAGCACAAAGAGCGCCCATAGGACAAGGGGCGCCCATAGGACAAGGGGCGCCCATAGGACAAGGAGCGCCCATAGGACAAGGGGCGCCCATAGGACAAGGGGCGCCCAAAGAACAAGGGGCGCCCATAGCACAAAGAGCGCCCATAGGACAAGGGACGCCCATAGGACAAGGAGCGCCCATAGCACAAGGAGCGCCCACAGCACAAGGAGCGCCCACAGCACAAGGAGCGCCCACAGCACAAGGAGCGCCCACAGCACAAGGAGCGCCCACAGCACAAGGAGCGCCCACAGCACAAGGAGCGCCCACAGCACAAGGAGCGCCCACAGCACAAGGAGCGCCCATTAACAGGAAAATATCgtctgagaacacacacacag GTCGCCTGGGGCCGCGTCAAGGTCCCGACAGGTCGCCTGGGGCCGCGTCAAAGACCCGACAGGTCGCCTGGGGCCGCGCCAAGATCCCGACAGGTCGCCAAGGTCCCGACAGGTCGCCAAGGTCCCGACAGGTCGCCTGGGGCCGCGTCAAGGTCCCGACAGGTCGCCTGGGGCCGCGTCAAAGACCCGACAGGTCGCCTGGGGCCGCGTCAAAGACCCGACAGGTCGCCTGGGGCCGCGCCAAGATCCCGACAGGTCGCCAAGGTCCCGACAGGTCCCCTGGGGCCGCGCCAAGGTCCCGACAGGTCGCCTGGGAGCGCGGCAAGGTCCCGACAGGTCGCCTGGGGCCGCGTCAAAGATCCGACAGGTCGCCTGGGGCCGCGTCAAAGACCCGACAGGTCGCCTGGGGCCGCGCCAAGGTCCCGACAGGTCCCCTGGGGCCGCGCCAAGGTCCCGACAGGTCGCCTGTGAGCGCGGCAAGGTCCCGACAGGTCGCCTGGGGCCGCGCCAAGGTCCCGACAGGTCGCCTGGGGCCGCGCCAAGGTCCCGACAGGTCGCCTGGGGCCGCGCCAAGGTCCCGACAGGTCGCCTGGGGCCGCGCCAAGGTCCCGACAGGTCGCCTGGGGCCGCGCCAAGGTCCCGACAGGTCGCCTGGGGCCGTGCCAAGGTCCCGACAGGTCGAGTGGGGCCGCGCCAAGGTCCCGACAGGTCGCCTGGGGCCGCGCCAAGGTCCCGACAGGTCGCCTGGGGCCGCGCCAAGGTCCCGACAGGTCGCCTGGGCCCGCGCCAAGGTCCCGACAGGTCGCCTGGGGCCGCGCCAAGGTCCCGACAGGTCGCCTGGGGCCGCGCCAAGGTCCCGACAGGTCGCTTGGGGCCGCGCCAAGGTCCCGACAGGTCGCCTGGGGCCGCGCCAAGGTCCCGACAGGTCGCCTGGGGCCGCGCCAAGGTCCCGACAGGTCGCCTGGGGCCGCGTCAAAGACCCGACAGGTCGCCTGGGGCCTTGCCAAGATCCCGACAGGTCGCTTGGGGCCTTGCCAAGATCCCGACAGGTCGCCTGGGGCCGCGTCAAAGACCCGACAGGTCGCCTGGGACCGCGTCAAAGACCCGACAGGTCGCCTGGGGCCGCATCAAAGACCCGACAGGTCGCCTGGGGCCTTGCCAAGATCCCGTCAGGTCGCCTGGGGCCTTGCCATGATCCCGACAGGTCGCCTGGGGCCGCGTCAAAGACCCGACAGATCTCCTGGGGCCGCGTCAAAGGCCCGACAGATCTCCTGGGGCCGCATCAAAGCCCCGACAGGTCGCCTGGGGCCGCGTCAAAGCCCCGACAGGTCGCCTGGGGCCGCGTCAAAGACCCGACAGATCTCCTGGGGCCGCATCAAAGCCCCGACAGGTCGCCTGGGGCTTTGCCAAGATCCCGACAGGTCGCCTGGGGCCGCGTCAAAGACCCGACAGGTCGCTTAGGGGCCGCGTCAAAGACCCGACAGGTCGCCTGGGGCCGCGTCAAAGACCCGACAGGTCGCTTAGGGGCCGCGTCAAAGACCCGACAGGTCGCCTGGGGCCGCGTCAAAGACCCGACAGGCCGCTTAGGGGCCGCGTCAAAGACCCGACAGGTCTCTTGGGGCCGCGTCAAAGACGCCGACAGATCGCCTGGGGCTGCGTCAAAGACCCGACAGATCTTCTGGGGCCGCGTCAAAGACCCGACAGATCTTCTGGGGCCGCGTCAAAAACCCGACAGATCTTCTGGGGCCGCGTCAAAGACCCGACAGGTCGCTTAG